A single window of Eleginops maclovinus isolate JMC-PN-2008 ecotype Puerto Natales chromosome 19, JC_Emac_rtc_rv5, whole genome shotgun sequence DNA harbors:
- the LOC134881081 gene encoding uncharacterized protein LOC134881081: protein MNRRQRNTGRHDEDSTEDMAAAIKNKDPHPEIQPPDSPSPSSSSPPLPPLAMPPSTSASALLALASPATRRSISMGDFRRVTLLNGSEPPSTSATAPSSKLVTPSSSMEFEAARRRLLEVEERQRVIREMERRLEELREMFVRSEEEVVIHGEVVSRISTAAQQGELYVVENSQRLKKGLRFKKHRPTIVFASMLGLRTCLPWPVKLK, encoded by the coding sequence ATGAACAGACGACAAAGAAACACAGGCAGGCATGATGAGGACTCAACAGAGGACATGGCAGCAGCAATTAAAAACAAGGATCCACATCCTGAGATCCAACCACCGGATTCACCTTCTCCATCATCAtcttctccccctcttcctcctttagCCATGCCACCTTCTACatctgcctctgctctcctggcCCTGGCCTCTCCAGCCACCAGGCGCTCCATTTCCATGGGAGATTTCCGGAGGGTGACTCTGCTGAACGGTTCTGAGCCCCCGTCCACCTCTGCCACGGCCCCCTCATCCAAGCTGGTCACCCCTAGCTCCAGCATGGAGTTTGAGGCAGCTCGGCGGCGCCTGTTGGAGGTCGAGGAGCGTCAACGCGTCATCAGAGAGATGGAGCGACGGCTGGAGGAGCTCAGGGAGATGTTTGTGCGCTCGGAGGAGGAGGTTGTGATTCACGGGGAGGTGGTGTCGCGCATATCCACTGCAGCCCAGCAGGGGGAGCTGTACGTGGTAGAGAACAGCCAACGGCTAAAGAAAGGCCTGAGGTTCAAGAAACATCGACCCACAATCGTTTTCGCCTCCATGCTGGGACTCCGCACGTGCCTCCCCTGGCCTGTGAAGCTCAAATAG